A segment of the Bos mutus isolate GX-2022 chromosome 17, NWIPB_WYAK_1.1, whole genome shotgun sequence genome:
CTCCAGCGCAGGCGCTTGAGAGTGCCTACTCTCCATGTTTCCTTCCTCGGCCTCAAGTTTCATCCAGGTGCCCTACCCTGCTTCTGAACAACGAAATCCAGAGGATCACAGCTACACAACGGTCCCACCAAACTAAACCAAAGCTGGTCTCCTGCTTCTCCATCATCTTCTCCTTTTTGAGGGGATAGGAAATCTTGTTtccctttgctttctgaatgGAGTGTAGGAAACTTTAATCGTTTAAAAGAGGAAGTAAGTGGAGAAAGCCAAGTGATGAGTAATTAGACCATTTTCCAGGGTCAAGAAATCAGTGCTGTCTAGGTCTTGGTAATTCCGGCCCTAAGGGGGTGGTCAGAGACTAAATTGCGTTTTGTTGTTTCTGTTGCTCTTGCTCTTTTGAAGAATTCTGCCACGCTGTACACACCAgatgatttattttgaaaatcctGTCTACAGCAATGAAATATTCCCAGAGAAAATGATGTAAAACCTGTTAAATTTGCCTTGGATAGGTATGTTAGAGATCTTGCCTATAAAGATCACCCCCCAATATTTTGGGGGATCTCTTAACATATATCTTCTGActcctgaatgtgtgtgtgtgtgttttatggtaaaatatacataacatcaATTTATAATTTTAGCCAGccatttatacacatacatatgtgtatgtgtgtgtatatatatatatatatttcatatatatatattcaatagtaTAATTCAGTAGCATTAAATATGTTCTCATTGTGAGCAATCATTACCACTCCCCATCTCCATCCCAAGCTGAATctctgtacccattaaaaaataactccccactcccctctcccctcagccAATAGATTGAGACCAAGGGACAAGCTGCCAGTTTCGAATGAGCCACTGATCAAGCTTGAGAAGATTTTACTATCACAACTTTAAATTTCCTGACACAGTGGAATTGGTGTATTGGAGAGATTTATGGCAAAGAAAAGTAGACATTAAGTACACTGCACATTCTAAGGCTGCTCAGCTGTCAGTTGTTCAGATGAGATGCCCCCCGCCCCACACCGTAGCACACAGAATCCCTGAATACAACATTGTAGATACCGAAGAACACATCCTACCCTTTGAAAAAAGCTGACGGTCCTTCCCTAGTGAGCATCATCATTGCGCAGTTGGGCACACTTGTGTACTGTCCTGGTGAAGAATTAACAAATCGGGTTTTCACCACATCCACGGGAGAGGATAGAACCGTTGTGCAGAATCCAGCAACAACAGCGGACACGAAGTGGCAGGGCACATCGTCTGAAACGGATCGATGAGGCAGGTCAACACTGGATTCTTGGGAGGGGCTTCTAGTTTTTAGTTATCTATCAGATCTTCAAAAGCCTGTTGACAATAGGTCAACGTAGTTgtcttataaataaataacatacagtaagtgagtgttagtcactcagtcgtgcccgactctttgcgaccccatggactacagcccaccaggctcctctttccggggattttccaggcaaggatactggagtgggttgccatttccttctccaggggatcttcccgacccagggatcgaacctgggggtctcctgcaccgcaggcagattctttaccaactgatctacaAGGGAAGCTTGTACATACAGTAAGGAAtgttataattttagaaaaagttgGCAAATGGTACATGGCATAGTGGATTATAAGTGCTTTAGGAAAATAACCAGTTACTTACCTCTGTCCTTAGGGCATGACGTAATACTCAACACATAGGCatctatactttttttaaaaaaattaaagtcattgTCCAAGGAGAATTTCAATGTTTCCAGAACCtattagaataaaatttttaggAACCTATCCAATGGTTCTACTTTTGGGATGAAACCACCAAGAAGCTCCTTATTTAACTAGCTCATCTGGATATAGTGCAGGATGACTCATTTCCTGAATTCTGCTTTATAAAGAATAAGAGAGATGCTAACAAAAATCTGATATATTAGTATTAAATGAGAATGATGCTGATATAAAAATACAGGTACATCTTAGTTttgttgcaaaagaaaaaaacttgcaACAGAACTTCTTTATATCTATTATTCAAgagtattacttttttaaaagataaaattattacaATTAAGGGATTCAGtataataaaagatgaaattataaATGTGCAGACCTGCCATGTGAGAAAGAAAGTTACCTGCTAATAGTTTGTTTTTCACAAGGGCCTCCTTCATTAGGTCATATGTTACTAGCTCTGTACAGTTGATGATGACATTCCTTGTCAGATTGGGAGTAGTCCCTGGAGGGAAAGAAAGTGTTGAATAGCTCCATCATACGATAAGATGCTAATTGGATATGTGTGTTTTAACGATTATAGAATCCATGTTGAAGACAGTCACCTTTCCAAAGCCCCGTCAAGCCTTCTGTTGTTGCTATAATTCTGTAAGCATTGTAAGTCCCAGTGTATCGAGGTTTGGGACCGTGGAGATGGCTCTGAGCTTGCAGTCTGACCTTGACCACCTCTGTGGGTTGCCCAATGAACACGGCCACGCCTCCAGTCGTTAGGCCTGCTGAGATCTTGCTTCCTAAACTAGCTGTTGttatccagagagaaaaaaatgatgtgtcaagcaaaagagaaaaaagtcaagACCCAGAATGCATGgatatgtctttttaatttttagtggTTAATACTACTGTGTCATTCTATCTTTAGTACTTCCCTAATGCTTGTGCACGTGTTAAtcatgtactgtgctgtgctgtgcttagtcgctgagTTGCGTCCAACTccttgtcaccccatggactgtactaaGAATGTATAAGTCATAGGAGGGCTAGAAGACTTCAAAgttgactgaatttttttttttaataaagactttcaaggagaaagaaaaacccaATGCTTGTTTAAACAATGGCTTAGTTCTTTCCTATATTTGGCTTagttctttctttatatttgctctatttttcagtatttcccaATTGGGGGGAGGCACCAGTCACCAGTGAAGCTTAGTCTTCTAACCATCAATGAGACTGTTAATTATTGGACTTAGGGATCTTAGGAAAAGTCCTAAAGGACAAACTGCCCGAGTTTGGGACGTCAAGTGGTCTCAGGCTTCAACAGGCTCCTAAAGGgacaaaaataagaagaaagaagtgatcacatgatttttaattgcaaattttgaaaaattaacatGGGTTACTCAAGATGGATATCatttaataaaatgacaaatagTCTTGGAGCctcattgttgttatttagtcgctaagatatgtcctactcttttgtgaccccatgaagcctCATACCTATTCCCATAATTAAAGTATAGATCAATCACATTTACTCATCAAGGACTTTCTCAGTCTCTAATTCTATTTCCTGAGCTgtataaaatggaggtaataatatctacctcacaGAGTCACTGTGTGAGTTAATAACAACATagcacttagcatagtgtcctgCGTATGGGAAATTCAGCAAGTCTTTTCATGACTGTGTGGTTGCTTTCCTTTCTCAATACACTTGGCCaggagctgagcactgaataatacCCATCTTTTAAGTGGCAAGATGCTACTTAAATAATTCCCTTCATTTTGGCCCCTATTTACAGTCTTATTTGGTTGCACTCATCCTGTGTTCCAATCCCCTTTTCATTTCCCAAGCTCCTTGGGAGCAGGGCCATATTCTTTGTCTTCCCTTCTCACGGCCCATCTTCTCCTCAGTCCTCTGCAATATAGCTGCCACTTCTACTACTCGGCTCAACATGCTTTTGCCAAGGAAACCCATGAGTTGCTGCTGTTAGGTACATTGTTCCTCTTTTCCTCACTAGATATCTCTGCTGTTTGGCCCTAATGATAATTCCTCCCATGATTGGGAAATCTATCCCAGGTGTTTCTCCTAAGTTCTTATGCAGACCAGACATTACCTATCCTCGACACATTCTATGAATGGGATAGAGTGAATGGGATATTTAACCGGAAACTTGTAAGTCATCTTAACATTCCTACCTTTTCTTTACACCTCACTTCCAACTCTCCACCAAGTTTAGTCAATTACATTTCCAAAGTCTTTACTGCCATTGCTTTAGCTTATCCTGatgatttcttcctttctaaattacccttttcttcccctttttctgTATAGCTTTTACAGTGCTGCCAAAGGGACcttctgaaaatataaattatttatgttattcctttgtttattatttttcaatgacTTCCCATCATTTTAAGGATAAAACCTGAACTCCTTAGCATGGCCTGCAAGCTCTCCTGTGATCTGATGCATTTCTGCCTTTCTGGTGTCACTTCTTCCTACTCACCAGCATGTCTTCCCTCCATGCTCTGTGTGTTCAAATATTGATGTTGGCTTGCCAGTTTGTTATGAAGACCACTACCCTGTGTGTAACTGTTTCCTGGGTCACAGCTGAGCCTAGGACATGTCTCTCTGACTTCTCCCCCTCCCAGGAACACTGCCTGCTTACCTTCTTTCCCTGTGGTGAAGAACTCCTGGACAGTATCATAGAGGCCGATCCTAAGAGAGGCGAAGCTTATTTGTCTCTGGAGACCAGCAGGCAGCCCGCTGTAGAGTTTCACTGGCCCTTCTGTTTTTGCCAGAGTGATGATTGTTCCCAGGACACCTTTATACCTAATGGCACTGGAGGTCAGGCATTCGCCCTGGATCTGGAAGTGAAAATTGAGAAAGGGAGTCCTACCTAGTGAGGAAAAAACAAAGGTTGGCATCAAGCTGTCCTCAATGGAGAAAGCTTGAGCCAAGatattttttccattgtgttCCTATTTTCAGTCCTTTTCGCCTTCTCAGCAACATCTCcccttatctatctatctaaatccctgggtcaggaagatcccctagaaaaggaaatggcaacccactccagtattcttgcctggagaatcccatggacagaggagcctggggggctgcagtccatagcatcgcaaagagttgcataggactgaagcgacttagcacacatctaGAGCTAGATATCTAGGTATCTATCTATtgaaagggggaagggagagaattTGGCTACTAGGCATACTTTGAAGGTCCTCCCCATCTCGCACCTCACTGTCCCACCCCCAGGAACTCTCCAGAACCCTTAGGCAGTAGGATAGGAAGATGTGCCTGTCTGATCAAGTACAGGAGAGGTTGGCAACAGTCACAGTCAACCCCTCCTCCTTGACCCTCCCACTTCTTTAGTTAATTCCTCCAATGTTCCAGTTTCCCACCCTAAGGCATCCATCCAGTGACAGGCAAACTTTTTTTAACGTGGCCACCTGCTCTACCTAAGGTGAGAAAGGATGGTAAAACCGAAGCCAGAGTCAAAGGGGCGCACACAGTAGAGGTCCCCTTTCTGTCCGAGGCACCTCCCCTTGCCCACAGCGCTCCCTACCTGTAGCCGGACTTTGGCGGTGTCCAGCGGGAAGGTGATTATGTCAGCCACGCAGGCCGCCACCCCAGCCGAGAAGATCTTGACCGCCATGGTAGGGGGCACGTCTGACGCTgtgtgtcccaccatcctgacTCAACGCGGACTCCGGCGCAAGGGGATCAGGGCTTCAGTCCCAAAGGTGGATGTTCTGCCTGGCTTCTCACTCCTGCGCGGCCGGGCAGCAGACCCGTCCTCTCCGACTTCTGCCCAGTGGGGGCGGCAGGCAGGGGGCTGCAGCGGCCCAGGTGGCAGGTGGCGGGGTCGATGCAGCGGCGCCTGCCTGCCCTCCCTCGAGTCCGGGCTGGCCACGCCGTGCCCTCTGCCTCCGCGGATGACTTATATCGCCGGAGATCGCGATCGGGGCTGAGCCGATCCAGGTCTCTGGGGAATGGCAGGGCGTGTCCTGGGGCGCaggtccctcccacctccccatcctgGTTCGGCACCTGGGCAGCCGCCGTCTACGCTCTACCCTCGATGCGCAGGGAAGGGCGCACAGCAACGCGCATCCCGAGCCTGGCAAGCTGGGCATCTCTTCAGGCTTCTAGAGTCTTCAGCTGCGCACCCttggagggcggggagggggagtCTCTGAAACAAGAGCGAGCTCAGTGATCCTGGCAGAAGTCCCTGCCCAGCCGGAGAGCTCCAAGGCAAGAGTGGACTCCTCTTATTCCTCTGACTCCCCAGGAGCCTTGCAGACACCTTCTCTGCTTGGCTTCCCTTTgctctctttctgatttcttatCCTCTCACCCTCCCAGCCACATGCAGCCAAATGCGATTCCAAAAACTACCAAGCCGAATCCGAGAACATTCTGAACTTTCAAAGGTTTTCATTTGAACACTTTTTGTAGGAGGGTGTCAAATGAAATGATGAACATTCTAGAAAGCACACCCAGAGTAAATTGCTAGAGCAATAAAGTgctccttttaatttcattctggGTGCAGGGGCCATGTGGTGAAAAGGACAAAGACAAGGGCAGGTCACCAGGCTCCAGATGCAGCTCTTACCTTTGCAAGTCATTTATGACCCTTGACCCTTGACCCCTTTCCTAGTCCCATTATACTCACCCCCATGTAAAGTGTGGATATTTGAGAGTCAGCAATATGAATGCAAGAAAAGAAGGTCCACACTTTACATGGGAATGAGTATAATGGGACTAGGAAAAGGGGTCAAGGGTCAAGCTATAGGGATCCTCAAAGTTATAGTCTAGGAAAAATGACCTTATCAAAGGTCAAATTAGGAAAGAAACAGTGTCCTCAGCCATAGAACTATGGCATTTGAGAATATAATTAATGAAGGGTTGGGTCTGTCAAGTAGTCATACTGTAATGTTCAGAAAAAACGtcaagagaataaaaacaaaggaaagtatTGGATTTGGCTCTAACATAATTGATCACCTTAGGGAGTACAGCTGTGGTAGAGTTATTAGGTTGTGAGGATGATGGCTAAGCAGATTGGGAATGTTTGTTATAATGCATAAAAGGTGAACCGCTGTCAACTGGATAATCCCCAACCCACAACCCAACCCACCGACCCTATGCATTGTCTTTCACAGTGGTTCCATCTGACGTGGTTTTAAAGCATAATCGCAAATTGCTCTCATCAAAAGACAAAGGTGCATAGCTCTTCCCCTTGCATCTAGGAAGGCTGGTACATGCCTTACTAACAGAATAAGACAGCACTGCTGGTTTCTGATGCTGGACTATAACGTCCTTTCCTAAGGAAACATTAGGAACCCTGGGTTATTATGTAAGAAATCCAACCTCCCCGAGGCTGTCATGCTGGAGAGGCCCACCCTAGGTAGGCAATTCCAGCCTTGCCtatcaaggcaggagacatgagagtgCAGCTGCCTTGGACTCTTCAGATAAACCCGCCTGCCAGCTGAAAACACCACGTGATCTCCATCGCTGGAGTAGGACAGAAGGGTCAtccagctgttgttcagtcactcagtcgagtctgactctctgcgccctcatggacagcagcacacctggcttccctgtcctccactatctcccagtgcgcaaattcatgtccattgagttggtaatgttatctaaccatctcatcctctgcgtcccccttctccttttgccttcagtctttcgcagcatcaaaggctctttgcaccaggtagccaaagtattggcgcttcaacttcagcatcagtcctcccaatgaatattcatggtttatttcctttaggattgactagtttgatctccttgcagtccaagggactctcaaaagtcttcttcagcaccacaattcgaaagcatgaattcttcagagctcagtcttctttatggtccagctctcacatccatatatgactactggaaaaaccatagctttaactgtatggacctttgttggcaaagtgatgtttctgctttatgatacactgtctaggtttgtcatagctttccttcccttgtggctcagctggtaaagaatccatctgcaatgcaggagacctggcttcgatccctgggttgggaagatcccctggagaagggaatggctacccactccagtattctggcctggagaattccacggactatatagtccatggggtcgcaaagagtcggactcgactgagcgactttcactttcacttttccttccaaggagcaagtgtcttttaatttcatggttacaatcactgtccacagtgattttttagcccaagaaaataaaatctgtcactgtttccactttttccccatctgtctgccatgaagtgatggaaccataCCATACCATATCAGTTGAGTTCtgcccaaattcctgacccatgAAATTGTGAGACATAACGCAGTGGTTGTGGTTTTAAGCTGGAACCACCTTTTCTTTTCTGAGAAGTTAGGACTGGCATCCACTCTCTTTACACTTTCCTCCAACACTACCTTCATAATGAGTTGGATGCAGTGCATGGTGTGGAATTTTGGAATTATAATTATAAAGGGAAGTCACGGTACATTTCTGAAGAAGCAGGGTAAACGGAAagtcattttgtttcctttaggcTCTTGTTTTTAAAAGGCAGGGTATGACAGGCtagaggagagggtgaaatgaaaGCTATTAGAAAAGAAGGGAATGTGAGAAAGGGTCTGTTAGAAATGAGGAAAGGTTGTGGTCCCAACCAGCTAAGGACAGATAGGGAGAGGAGATTTGTGACCGGAGAACTGCGATTGCTCTGAGACTATGAGAGGGACAGCTCGAGCTCTGGAATGTTAATGTCTGGCTGGGTGAGTGTGGTCAGTTAAGAGACTTCTTCAGGAGGTAGATTTGGTTTATTCAGTGACGAGTGAGCATCTGAGGTGTGCTGGCCAGAAAGCCAATACTAAGGGTCCAGAAGAAGCAGAAGTCACAGCCTCCAtggccttccctggcagtccagtggttaagactctgcagttccaatgcagggggtgtgggttcggtccctggtcagggaactaagctcctcTGTGCCACGTGGTAtggttaaaaagagaaaaaaagttaaagcCTCCTGTGGGGCACCCATCAGAGGTCACAGGAGTTCCAGATTCGGAAATGGTTCTGGATTCCAAGGACCAGGCTCCTTTACCCCTTCGGGAGGCTCTGGGAAGTAGGGGAAAGTTTGCCTCAGGTTGGAGAGAACAGTAGGGGAGAGGGCGGTATCCCCAGAGGCTCAGCCGTCTGCTCCTCTGGCACAAAGAAGTAGAGAGGTAAAGAACAGGGCAGTGTGAGCAAAGGCAGCAGAGCTTTCGTGACGTAGCTACGGGATGGTGGCGAGTTCCCACTGTGCTAAACGCCTACTTCCCTCTTAAAATTTAGAACAACACTGAGGGGGAAGGGggctgggatgaattgggagcttgggactgacatatatacactatcgaTACTGTGAAGAAAATAGGTAAccagtgagaacctactgtgtagcccaGGGGACTCTCCTTGGTGCTCTGTGgggacctgaatgggaaggaaatccaacaagAGGGgctatatataaacatacagcTAATCCACTTTGCCgtatagcagaaactagcacattgtaaagcaactatatgccaacaaaaattaataaaaaataaaatttagaacaaCAAACTGTGGTCGACCAGGAACCTCTGAACAAAATGTCTTTTTGTACTGATATTAAATAAGCATAACAAtgctgtacatttgaaa
Coding sequences within it:
- the UCP1 gene encoding mitochondrial brown fat uncoupling protein 1 isoform X1 translates to MVGHTASDVPPTMAVKIFSAGVAACVADIITFPLDTAKVRLQVGSAIQGECLTSSAIRYKGVLGTIITLAKTEGPVKLYSGLPAGLQRQISFASLRIGLYDTVQEFFTTGKEASLGSKISAGLTTGGVAVFIGQPTEVVKVRLQAQSHLHGPKPRYTGTYNAYRIIATTEGLTGLWKGTTPNLTRNVIINCTELVTYDLMKEALVKNKLLADDVPCHFVSAVVAGFCTTVLSSPVDVVKTRFVNSSPGQYTSVPNCAMMMLTREGPSAFFKGFVPSFLRLGSWNIIMFVCFEQLKRELMKLRHTMDCAT
- the UCP1 gene encoding mitochondrial brown fat uncoupling protein 1 isoform X4 — its product is MVGHTASDVPPTMAVKIFSAGVAACVADIITFPLDTAKVRLQVGSAIQGECLTSSAIRYKGVLGTIITLAKTEGPVKLYSGLPAGLQRQISFASLRIGLYDTVQEFFTTGKEASLGSKISAGLTTGGVAVFIGQPTEVVKVRLQAQSHLHGPKPRYTGTYNAYRIIATTEGLTGLWKDDVPCHFVSAVVAGFCTTVLSSPVDVVKTRFVNSSPGQYTSVPNCAMMMLTREGPSAFFKGFVPSFLRLGSWNIIMFVCFEQLKRELMKLRHTMDCAT
- the UCP1 gene encoding mitochondrial brown fat uncoupling protein 1 isoform X3, which encodes MVGHTASDVPPTMAVKIFSAGVAACVADIITFPLDTAKVRLQIQGECLTSSAIRYKGVLGTIITLAKTEGPVKLYSGLPAGLQRQISFASLRIGLYDTVQDYTEKGEEKASLGSKISAGLTTGGVAVFIGQPTEVVKVRLQAQSHLHGPKPRYTGTYNAYRIIATTEGLTGLWKGTTPNLTRNVIINCTELVTYDLMKEALVKNKLLADDVPCHFVSAVVAGFCTTVLSSPVDVVKTRFVNSSPGQYTSVPNCAMMMLTREGPSAFFKGFVPSFLRLGSWNIIMFVCFEQLKRELMKLRHTMDCAT
- the UCP1 gene encoding mitochondrial brown fat uncoupling protein 1 isoform X2; amino-acid sequence: MVGHTASDVPPTMAVKIFSAGVAACVADIITFPLDTAKVRLQIQGECLTSSAIRYKGVLGTIITLAKTEGPVKLYSGLPAGLQRQISFASLRIGLYDTVQEFFTTGKEASLGSKISAGLTTGGVAVFIGQPTEVVKVRLQAQSHLHGPKPRYTGTYNAYRIIATTEGLTGLWKGTTPNLTRNVIINCTELVTYDLMKEALVKNKLLADDVPCHFVSAVVAGFCTTVLSSPVDVVKTRFVNSSPGQYTSVPNCAMMMLTREGPSAFFKGFVPSFLRLGSWNIIMFVCFEQLKRELMKLRHTMDCAT
- the UCP1 gene encoding mitochondrial brown fat uncoupling protein 1 isoform X5, with translation MVGHTASDVPPTMAVKIFSAGVAACVADIITFPLDTAKVRLQVGSAIQGECLTSSAIRYKGVLGTIITLAKTEGPVKLYSGLPAGLQRQISFASLRIGLYDTVQEFFTTGKEGTTPNLTRNVIINCTELVTYDLMKEALVKNKLLADDVPCHFVSAVVAGFCTTVLSSPVDVVKTRFVNSSPGQYTSVPNCAMMMLTREGPSAFFKGFVPSFLRLGSWNIIMFVCFEQLKRELMKLRHTMDCAT